In a genomic window of Passer domesticus isolate bPasDom1 chromosome 3, bPasDom1.hap1, whole genome shotgun sequence:
- the B3GNT2 gene encoding N-acetyllactosaminide beta-1,3-N-acetylglucosaminyltransferase 2, whose product MSVGRRRLKLLGILMMVNIFIYVIVEVSKSGSQDKNAKGRVVIPRSKFWRKYTPHKAYWNKQQQKLELLYNPILSLLSNMTVEENLVSNLSALSSCDPDPLVHSEVSDFANLPDRFKDFLLYLRCRNYTLLMDQPNKCEQKPFLLLAIKSLIPHFDRRQAIRESWGKEIESGDVIVRRVFLLGQTPPEDHFPDLSHMIKFESDTHGDILLWNYRDTFFNLTLKEVLFLKWVSSSCANVQFIFKGDDDVFVNTNQILDYLKSLSKEKAKDLFIGDVIKDAGPHREKKLKYYIPESVYEGSYPPYAGGGGFLYSGDLALRLNNASDQVLLYPIDDVYTGMCLQKLGLAPEKHKGFKTFDIEEKYRNNICSYTNLMLVHSRKPQEMIKIWTRLQDPHLNC is encoded by the coding sequence ATGAGTGTTGGACGCAGAAGATTAAAGCTGCTGGGAATTCTGATGATggtaaacatttttatttatgtgaTTGTGGAAGTCTCCAAGAGCGGCAGCCAAGACAAGAATGCAAAAGGCCGTGTTGTTATACCACGTAGCAAATTCTGGAGGAAATACACTCCTCACAAAGCTTATTGGAACAAACAGCAACAGAAGCTTGAGCTGCTGTACAACCCTATTCTGTCCTTGCTTTCCAATATGACTGTGGAAGAGAACTTGGTTTCTAACCTGAGTGCCCTCAGTTCCTGTGACCCTGACCCCTTGGTGCACTCAGAGGTTAGTGACTTTGCAAACTTGCCAGACAGATTCAAGGACTTCCTCCTCTATTTGAGGTGTAGAAATTACACATTGCTAATGGATCAGCCAAACAAGTGTGAACAGAAacctttcctgctgctggctaTTAAGTCACTTATACCCCATTTTGATAGAAGACAAGCAATTAGGGAATCCTGGGGCAAGGAAATAGAATCAGGGGATGTGATAGTCAGAAGGGTCTTCTTACTTGGGCAGACCCCACCAGAGGATCATTTTCCTGACCTTTCACACATGATTAAATTTGAGAGTGACACCCACGGAGACATTCTCCTCTGGAACTACAGAGACACTTTCTTCAATCTGACTCTGAAAGAGGTGCTGTTTCTGAAGTGGGTCAGCAGTAGCTGCGCAAATGTCCAGTTTATTTTTAAGGGTGATGATGATGTTTTTGTGAATACCAATCAGATCCTGGATTACTTGAAGAGCTTATCAAAGGAAAAAGCCAAAGACTTATTTATAGGTGATGTGATCAAAGATGCTGGACctcacagagagaaaaaattgaAGTACTACATCCCAGAAAGCGTGTATGAAGGTTCGTATCCCCCGTACGCAGGAGGCGGTGGGTTCCTGTACTCTGGTGATCTGGCACTAAGACTGAACAATGCATCTGACCAGGTACTCCTCTACCCTATTGATGATGTTTATACTGGAATGTGCCTTCAGAAGCTTGGGCTTGCTCCGGAAAAACACAAAGGTTTCAAAACATTTGATATCgaagagaaatacagaaataacaTCTGTTCCTACACAAACTTAATGTTAGTGCATAGTAGAAAACCTCAAGAAATGATTAAGATTTGGACACGCTTGCAA